Proteins encoded within one genomic window of Lysinibacillus sphaericus:
- a CDS encoding YaaR family protein, whose amino-acid sequence MKINQDIRVGINTNRKEPLQNNNQNNRFGDMVVKQGSKLQTEQLTRLLGDISTAGDRVARSRNLRELARFKMLVKRFLQETVEHGMELKQSHTWNRFGEGRRLKIIETIDTRLVELAQDILDEEKEAIDLLDKIGEIKGLLINLYM is encoded by the coding sequence GGGATCAATACTAATCGTAAGGAGCCTCTACAAAATAATAATCAAAATAACCGATTTGGTGATATGGTCGTCAAGCAAGGCTCCAAATTGCAAACCGAACAACTAACACGATTGTTGGGGGATATTTCAACTGCTGGTGACCGTGTCGCAAGATCCCGTAATTTGCGAGAGCTTGCTCGTTTTAAAATGCTTGTGAAGCGTTTCTTACAGGAAACTGTAGAGCATGGTATGGAATTAAAACAATCGCATACATGGAATCGTTTTGGTGAAGGAAGACGATTGAAAATCATTGAGACAATTGATACGCGTCTTGTGGAGCTTGCACAAGATATTTTAGATGAAGAAAAGGAAGCGATTGACCTTCTTGACAAAATTGGCGAGATTAAAGGTCTATTAATTAATTTATATATGTAA